In Archangium violaceum, the following are encoded in one genomic region:
- a CDS encoding bifunctional metallophosphatase/5'-nucleotidase, with protein MPTPSSPASLRALLLSSSLLLACAHGGGQTTAAGATPPANARQVHARVLAINDFHGNLAPPQGSSGEIRTGSTKTKAGGIGFLARHLADLRARDPKNTLVVSSGDLIGASPLVSALFHDEPTIEAMNLAGLQLNAVGNHEFDEGTTELKRMQTGGCHPVDGCQDGTPFEGARFQFLAANVVDDKGATLFPPYAVRELAGVKVAFIGMTLEGTPEIVDAAGIRGFHFRDEADTVNALVPELKKQGIRAIVVLLHEGGVQGQGGVQGQGGPYDGCEGISGPIVDIVHRMDKEVDAVLSAHTHQPYNCVIDGRRVTSAASYGRIITDLDLVLDTSTGDVVETTARNVLVTQDVEGVSDVRALVDRYDGLAAPLRDRVLGRVTAPLQQPNARRWPSGESTLGNALADAQLAATKDLGAQVAFMNPGGIRGDLDAGDVTYGEAFTLQPFGNALVTFTLTGAQLHSLLEAQWEGSHPRILQPSQGFSYTWKASAPVGQKVDPASIRLNGQPVDPAGRYRVTVGSFLAGGGDGFREFAEGTDRQGGMLDVDALEAWLKASPRSPPETNRITRVD; from the coding sequence ATGCCAACGCCCTCTTCCCCCGCCTCACTCCGCGCGCTCCTGCTGTCCTCCTCGCTCCTGCTCGCCTGTGCCCATGGTGGCGGGCAGACGACAGCCGCCGGTGCCACCCCTCCCGCCAACGCCCGCCAGGTGCACGCGCGGGTGCTGGCCATCAATGACTTCCACGGCAACCTCGCGCCTCCCCAGGGCTCCTCGGGGGAGATCCGCACGGGTTCCACCAAGACGAAGGCGGGAGGCATCGGCTTCCTCGCCCGGCATCTGGCGGACCTGCGCGCACGCGATCCGAAGAACACACTCGTGGTCTCCTCGGGAGATCTCATTGGCGCCAGCCCGCTCGTCTCCGCCCTCTTCCACGACGAGCCCACCATCGAGGCCATGAACCTCGCCGGCCTTCAGCTCAACGCCGTGGGCAACCACGAGTTCGACGAGGGCACCACCGAGCTCAAGCGCATGCAGACCGGTGGTTGCCACCCGGTGGACGGCTGCCAGGACGGCACGCCCTTCGAGGGCGCCCGGTTCCAGTTCCTCGCCGCCAACGTGGTCGATGACAAGGGCGCCACCCTCTTCCCCCCCTACGCCGTGCGCGAGCTCGCGGGCGTGAAGGTGGCCTTCATCGGCATGACGCTCGAGGGCACGCCGGAGATCGTCGACGCCGCCGGCATCCGGGGCTTCCACTTCCGGGACGAGGCCGACACGGTCAACGCGCTGGTGCCGGAGCTCAAGAAGCAGGGCATCAGGGCCATCGTGGTGCTCCTCCACGAGGGCGGCGTCCAGGGCCAGGGCGGCGTCCAGGGCCAGGGCGGCCCGTACGACGGCTGCGAGGGCATCTCCGGCCCCATCGTGGACATCGTCCACCGCATGGACAAGGAGGTGGACGCCGTCCTCAGCGCCCACACCCACCAGCCGTACAACTGCGTCATCGACGGCAGGCGCGTCACCAGCGCGGCCTCCTACGGGCGGATCATCACGGACCTCGACCTGGTGCTGGACACGTCCACTGGAGACGTCGTGGAGACCACCGCTCGCAACGTCCTCGTCACCCAGGACGTGGAAGGCGTCTCCGACGTGCGGGCCCTCGTCGACCGCTATGACGGACTGGCCGCCCCCCTGCGCGACCGCGTCCTCGGCCGGGTGACCGCGCCGCTCCAGCAGCCGAACGCCCGGCGCTGGCCCTCGGGCGAGTCCACCCTGGGCAATGCCCTCGCCGACGCGCAGCTCGCGGCGACGAAGGACCTGGGCGCCCAGGTGGCCTTCATGAACCCGGGCGGCATCCGGGGCGATCTCGACGCGGGCGACGTCACCTATGGCGAGGCCTTCACCCTCCAGCCCTTCGGCAACGCGCTGGTGACGTTCACGCTCACCGGCGCCCAGCTCCACTCCCTGCTGGAGGCCCAGTGGGAGGGCAGCCATCCCCGCATCCTCCAGCCCTCCCAGGGCTTCTCCTATACGTGGAAGGCCTCGGCCCCCGTGGGCCAGAAGGTGGACCCGGCCAGCATCCGGCTCAACGGTCAACCCGTCGACCCGGCGGGCCGCTACCGCGTGACGGTGGGCAGCTTCCTCGCGGGTGGCGGAGACGGCTTCCGCGAGTTCGCCGAGGGCACCGACCGCCAGGGCGGCATGCTGGACGTGGACGCACTGGAGGCCTG